The sequence GCCAGCCAATGCCACGTCCACACCGCGATGGCCGCACCCAGCAGCGCCACCCCGATGACGCCGCGGATGATGCGGCCGGTCCTGCCGATGTTCGGTTGAAAGAGTTTCTTCACGGCATGGGCGGTCAAGGTGGGTTCACTTCACCAGTTTTTCAAAATCGCCGATGTAGCGGCGCATGTCGCGCAGCAGCACGGCGTCGGGTTTGC is a genomic window of Verrucomicrobiota bacterium containing:
- a CDS encoding DUF2892 domain-containing protein, producing the protein MTAHAVKKLFQPNIGRTGRIIRGVIGVALLGAAIAVWTWHWLAGVGLAAGGAFCLFEAARGWCMARACGVKTRW